The following proteins are encoded in a genomic region of Dyadobacter sp. UC 10:
- a CDS encoding glycosyltransferase: protein MQATLLNNPFTTLRPETLLFEISWEVCNQIGGLFTYIRSKIPTMLDTYGDRYLLIGPYFADKAKTHFRPVSEIDNTQLSEAVRYVRNLGFEVHYGYWMLEDARPKVLLIKPVLDTDYADEVKSRFWQRYGISSIRTDGFRDEVLAFGEITRMILTKMVSLLSMEQDVIAHFHEWVSASGLPDLHFEKVRIATIFNAHATLLGRYLAANERNYFQQIPDYDWENKSFEYGIEGRVGIERTIAREANVLVTNSEITSRECEFFFGRLPDYIIRNGVHKKPGAGHEVFEKHLLHRQKIDAFVKSLINPSYPYKTEKTLYFFTSGRFEYYNKGFDITMKAVERLNEQLIASGSEVSVVFFIITKRPFIHIKPDILESKKRFQDLQKICREISKKLGPQLYSSVTGVKSAALPNLNELVDDELHVTWRQAKAQFRREGPPPAVTHLLEEPDQIVDYLHRSKLTNSETDKVKVIYHPDFIDQTTSLLSMDYLEFVRGCHLGVFPSLYEPWGYAPMEAAMHGTPVITSDLSGFGRYIQSVIPPENEEGIQMLHRRYHSDEESVSTLTGLLSSFVENFEQDQYIPRVNLPKHISDTLCWTELMRYYRDVYRLALIRHQPVANLY, encoded by the coding sequence ATGCAGGCGACATTACTCAACAACCCCTTCACAACTTTGAGACCGGAAACGCTTCTGTTTGAAATTTCGTGGGAAGTTTGTAATCAGATCGGCGGACTTTTTACCTACATCAGGTCAAAAATTCCGACGATGCTGGATACATATGGCGACAGATATCTGTTAATAGGACCATATTTCGCCGACAAAGCAAAAACACATTTCAGGCCCGTTAGCGAGATCGACAATACGCAGCTGTCCGAGGCAGTTAGGTATGTACGGAATCTGGGATTTGAAGTCCATTACGGATACTGGATGCTGGAAGACGCCCGGCCGAAGGTCTTGCTCATCAAACCGGTCCTGGATACGGATTATGCCGATGAAGTCAAATCCCGCTTTTGGCAGCGATACGGTATCTCTTCCATCCGCACGGACGGTTTCCGGGACGAAGTGCTTGCTTTTGGCGAGATCACCAGAATGATTTTGACAAAAATGGTCAGCTTGCTGAGCATGGAACAGGATGTGATCGCGCACTTCCACGAATGGGTATCCGCCAGCGGACTACCCGATCTGCATTTCGAAAAAGTCAGGATCGCTACGATTTTCAATGCACACGCCACTTTACTGGGAAGGTACCTGGCTGCAAACGAAAGAAATTATTTTCAGCAGATTCCGGATTACGACTGGGAGAATAAGTCTTTCGAATATGGAATAGAAGGCCGTGTTGGCATTGAACGAACAATAGCAAGGGAAGCTAACGTACTGGTAACCAATAGCGAGATCACTTCCAGAGAATGTGAGTTTTTCTTCGGGAGACTACCGGACTACATTATACGGAACGGTGTTCATAAAAAGCCTGGTGCGGGTCATGAGGTTTTTGAAAAACACCTCCTTCACCGTCAGAAAATTGACGCTTTCGTCAAATCGCTCATTAATCCAAGTTATCCGTACAAGACGGAAAAAACGCTGTATTTCTTCACTTCCGGAAGGTTTGAGTACTATAACAAAGGTTTCGATATTACCATGAAGGCCGTTGAGCGGCTGAACGAGCAGCTGATCGCATCGGGGTCTGAGGTTTCAGTGGTCTTTTTTATTATCACAAAACGGCCATTTATTCATATCAAACCCGATATTCTGGAATCGAAAAAGCGGTTTCAGGATTTGCAGAAGATTTGCCGGGAGATCAGTAAAAAGCTGGGGCCTCAATTGTATTCAAGTGTGACGGGAGTCAAAAGTGCCGCGCTTCCAAACCTCAATGAGCTCGTCGACGACGAGCTGCATGTGACCTGGCGACAGGCAAAAGCGCAGTTTCGCAGGGAAGGCCCGCCGCCTGCCGTAACTCATCTGCTCGAAGAACCGGACCAAATCGTCGATTATTTGCACCGGTCAAAGCTGACTAATAGTGAAACCGACAAAGTGAAAGTCATTTACCACCCGGATTTTATTGACCAGACGACCTCTCTGCTCTCAATGGATTATCTCGAATTTGTCAGAGGTTGCCACCTGGGTGTTTTTCCATCGCTGTATGAACCCTGGGGATATGCGCCCATGGAGGCAGCAATGCACGGAACGCCGGTGATTACGAGTGACTTGTCTGGATTTGGGCGGTATATTCAATCTGTAATACCGCCTGAAAACGAGGAGGGTATTCAGATGCTTCACCGGCGTTACCATTCGGATGAAGAGTCAGTAAGCACGCTGACCGGTCTGCTTTCAAGTTTTGTCGAAAATTTCGAACAGGATCAGTACATCCCGCGGGTCAACTTGCCAAAACACATTTCGGACACACTCTGCTGGACCGAGTTAATGCGTTACTACCGTGACGTATATCGACTCGCGCTCATACGTCATCAGCCGGTTGCTAATTTGTATTAA
- a CDS encoding DUF5009 domain-containing protein, translated as MSKSHASFRVESIDVFRALTMFLMIFVNDFWTLEGVPQWMQHSKGSDDAMGLSDVVFPCFLFIVGLSIPYAISNRRRKGDGDGIILFHILERTFALLLMGIYIVNLENAVSSGMSVSKYVWQIGMVVAFFLIWNVYKGNDVRFTSMKILGFIILAALAVLYKGGDPANPSSMGTHWYGILGLIGWSYLICAVAYFFMGDHIALVVSGWIFLVLFNLAEFAGMLGFLDHIRGNIWIVGSGSMPAFTMAGVTASVIYRDLAGKSGGSQKYILILLVLGTLAVVYGFGTRPFWGISKIRATPAWVGICSGISFFAFAFMYWLVDLKKSKHWASILKPAGTATLTCYLVPYLWYAILALLTFSLPLYLRTGLIGLIKSLCFSLLVIIVTGLLTRIGIRLKI; from the coding sequence ATGAGCAAAAGCCATGCTTCATTCCGCGTAGAGTCCATCGACGTTTTCCGGGCTCTGACCATGTTTCTGATGATTTTTGTAAATGATTTCTGGACCCTGGAGGGAGTGCCGCAATGGATGCAGCACAGCAAAGGAAGTGATGATGCAATGGGACTTTCCGATGTAGTGTTTCCCTGTTTCCTGTTTATCGTCGGGCTGTCGATCCCATATGCGATTTCGAACAGGCGGAGAAAAGGCGACGGTGATGGTATCATCCTCTTCCACATTCTGGAACGCACATTCGCGTTGCTTTTAATGGGTATTTATATTGTGAACCTGGAAAATGCGGTGAGCAGTGGAATGTCTGTCAGTAAGTATGTCTGGCAGATCGGAATGGTTGTCGCTTTTTTCCTGATATGGAATGTCTACAAAGGAAATGATGTCCGCTTCACGAGCATGAAAATCCTGGGTTTTATAATTCTTGCAGCGCTGGCTGTATTGTACAAGGGTGGCGATCCTGCAAACCCTTCTTCGATGGGAACGCATTGGTACGGTATCCTGGGGTTGATTGGCTGGTCCTACCTGATCTGTGCGGTAGCATATTTTTTTATGGGTGACCATATCGCGCTGGTGGTTTCCGGCTGGATTTTCCTGGTTTTGTTCAACCTGGCTGAGTTTGCAGGCATGCTGGGATTTCTTGACCACATTCGGGGAAATATCTGGATTGTGGGAAGCGGTTCGATGCCTGCCTTTACCATGGCCGGCGTAACTGCTTCGGTTATCTACCGGGATTTAGCCGGAAAATCAGGTGGAAGCCAGAAGTACATTCTGATTTTATTGGTACTCGGGACTCTCGCAGTCGTTTATGGTTTTGGCACGCGGCCGTTTTGGGGTATTTCAAAAATTCGTGCAACTCCCGCCTGGGTCGGTATTTGCAGCGGAATCAGTTTTTTTGCGTTTGCATTTATGTACTGGCTCGTGGATTTGAAAAAAAGCAAGCATTGGGCAAGCATATTGAAACCGGCGGGAACCGCTACATTAACCTGTTATCTGGTTCCCTATCTCTGGTATGCGATCCTGGCGCTACTCACTTTCAGCCTGCCGCTTTACTTACGCACCGGATTGATCGGATTGATCAAATCACTTTGCTTCTCTTTGCTCGTTATTATTGTCACCGGTTTGCTTACCCGAATAGGTATCCGGCTGAAAATCTAG